One segment of Podospora pseudopauciseta strain CBS 411.78 chromosome 5 map unlocalized CBS411.78m_5.2, whole genome shotgun sequence DNA contains the following:
- the smc6 gene encoding Structural maintenance of chromosomes protein 6 (EggNog:ENOG503NXHE; BUSCO:EOG092608RH; COG:L), with amino-acid sequence MPSRTINNLGAESSRKRHHRGEDDESEEPVRPRSHLNGESRKRARLSDVRDETRANNPDDEAEYQGAASPDTPPRTQYELMRDNGFEHLRTEAADDQKATQRLRMRPNRLGENVVAENGILEQVICINFMCHTRLNCELGPLLNFVVGENGSGKSAVLTAITLCLGGKASSTNRGGSLKSFVKEGEDKAILTVKIKNQGPDAYQHDIYGDSITVERWFNKTGGSGFNLKTATGSIHSKKKEEVDQIVEYYALQVDNPLNVLSQDNARQFLNASSKAQKYKFFIEGVQLQQLDNDYKLTAEYVSQIDTKIPDQEQKIELLKVQRANAERLLETLEGERSLRDKINTMRLKLAWSRVDTCEKRLAQKEANLAEISTKLISAEEKFGLKSRALEQADQEVETTKAKLERAKEEEPELQAKVEEAKAHKEAMVADLMKVQAEEREAHQNWKAMTDQVKDFERKIAQEERSLQEAHGGLQTLKMKERDEARARVQELEQKIDDNKQLIPRIKSQMSDSARALNPIKERVTKKQEEIHNLKKEIEKTQAQIGVPLAAYHKNMPRLLKAIDGDKRFQQKPIGPLGTVVHLHKPEWGAILESYFGNNLNGFVVFSKADMNVLADLMRRCDIDSNRNPIFVGQRNALNLAGKEPDADFDTILRVLKIDNQAVRDTLVINHAIEQVLLIHKRTTAQSVMMDGTAPPRNVKRCITFHDSKNEGLSIEMKPSGISTSPVRIGTQPKRLQTESASQMAFLKESLSKLESELQALRVEYKRVQDENSHHKTALAKAEKEGAVLAQQLRETELELAEIEVALDEWDGSDARLQSLREQLAQALEQKAHHGQQVTGLIVAKDQKNVLAEEAYKALKAQKLQLKDCEVSVNKAEEKAKSAETHRHIVLREKLDSEDAYKQLKAEQKEAEESIGREKDRIAEREAEAIQVCPERVHLLDGETEKSVNTQYFALRARYDKMTSRRQLNEQEVIEQAEKVRKKYDEAVNGLNSMVESSERLKHSLSLRLDKWRKFQRYISAQSRVNFIYLLSERGYRGRLLLDHKRRLLDVHVEPDHTEKRASGRSTKTLSGGEKSFSSICMLLAIWEAMGSPLRCLDEFDVFMDNVNRAVSQNMLVAAARRSVNRQYIFITPNAIDPKIIAEKDVKLIRLVDPRQQRLTSMQTIS; translated from the exons ATGCCGTCGAGGACAATCAATAACCTTGGCGCAGAGTCCTCGCGGAAGCGACACCACCGCGGCGAAGATGACGAGTCAGAGGAGCCTGTACGGCCTCGTTCGCATTTAAATGGTGAATCT CGAAAACGTGCCCGGCTTTCCGATGTGCGCGATGAAACGCGTGCAAACAACCCCGATGACGAAGCCGAGTATCAAGGAGCTGCCTCGCCCGACACCCCACCAAGAACGCAGTATGAGTTAATGCGCGATAATGGGTTCGAGCATTTGCGAACTGAGGCTGCCGATGACCAGAAGGCGACCCAGCGGCTACGGATGCGACCAAACCGTCTAGGAGAAAATGTGGTCGCAGAAAATGGCATTCTTGAGCAAGTCATATGCATCAACTTTATGTGTCACACGAGACTGAACTGCGAGCTTGGGCCCCTTCTCAACTTTGTTGTGGGCGAGAATGGCAGCGGAAAGAGCGCTGTTTTGACAGCAATCACCCTCTGCCTTGGTGGAAAGGCAAGCTCGACGAACCGCGGTGGTAGCCTGAAAAGTTTTGtcaaagaaggagaggataAGGCTATTTTGACTgtcaagatcaagaaccAGGGGCCTGATGCTTATCAGCACGATATTTACGGCGATTCCATCACCGTGGAGCGTTGGTTCAACAAAACTGGCGGGAGCGGCTTCAACCTGAAAACAGCCACCGGCTCTATTCActcaaagaagaaggaagaggttgaccAAATCGTGGAGTACTACGCCCTGCAGGTCGACAACCCACTGAACGTTCTATCTCAAGACAACGCCCGGCAATTCCTCAACGCCTCAAGCAAGGCGCAGAAGTACAAGTTCTTCATCGAGGGCGTCCAGTTACAGCAATTGGATAACGACTACAAGCTGACTGCTGAATATGTGAGCCAAATAGACACCAAGATACCTGATCAAGAGCAGAAAATCGAGCTTCTCAAAGTGCAACGGGCAAACGCAGAACGCTTATTGGAGACTCTGGAAGGCGAGCGGTCATTACGCGACAAAATCAACACAATGCGCTTAAAGTTGGCTTGGTCACGTGTCGATACCTGTGAAAAGAGACTGGCGCAGAAGGAGGCGAATCTCGCCGAGATCTCCACCAAGTTGATTTCGGCTGAAGAAAAGTTCGGCTTGAAAAGTCGAGCGTTGGAGCAGGCGGATCAAGAGGTGGAAACCACCAAGGCGAAGCTCGAGAGGgcgaaggaagaggagccaGAGCTGCAGGCCAAAGTTGAAGAGGCGAAGGCTCATAAGGAGGCCATGGTAGCAGACCTTATGAAGGTCCAGGCCGAGGAGCGAGAGGCTCACCAAAACTGGAAAGCCATGACTGACCAGGTCAAGGATTTCGAGAGAAAGATCGCGCAGGAAGAGAGGAGTCTGCAGGAGGCACACGGTGGTCTCCAAACcctgaagatgaaggagcGCGACGAGGCTCGGGCCAGGGTCCAGGAGCTCGAACAAAAAATCGATGACAACAAACAGCTGATTCCTCGGATCAAAAGCCAGATGAGTGATTCGGCAAGGGCCCTAAACCCCATTAAGGAACGGGTTaccaagaagcaggaggagatccACAATCTCAAAAAGGAGATTGAGAAAACCCAGGCACAAATCGGTGTGCCGCTTGCTGCTTACCACAAGAATATGCCGAGGCTGTTAAAGGCCATTGACGGCGACAAGAGGTTCCAGCAGAAACCCATCGGCCCGCTGGGCACCGTCGTGCATCTTCATAAACCGGAATGGGGAGCGATTTTGGAGTCTTATTTtggcaacaacctcaacggTTTTGTCGTCTTCAGCAAAGCCGACATGAATGTTCTTGCAGACTTGATGAGGCGATGCGACATCGACAGCAACCGCAATCCCATCTTCGTGGGCCAGCGAAATGCCCTCAATCTGGCGGGAAAAGAGCCAGATGCGGACTTCGACACCATCCTGAGAGTACTCAAGATTGACAACCAAGCTGTTCGGGATACACTTGTTATCAACCACGCGATCGAACAAGTGCTCTTGATTCATAAGCGCACAACGGCTCAGAGcgtgatgatggatggaacGGCACCGCCCCGCAATGTCAAGAGATGTATCACATTCCATGATTCCAAGAACGAAGGGCTAAGCATTGAAATGAAGCCGAGCGGCATATCAACAAGTCCGGTCAGGATTGGGACTCAGCCCAAGCGCCTGCAGACGGAATCTGCCTCTCAGATGGCCTTCTTGAAGGAGTCCCTGTCAAAATTGGAGTCGGAACTCCAAGCTCTCCGAGTTGAATACAAACGTGTCCAGGATGAAAACTCCCACCACAAGACAGCCCTTGCCAAAGCGGAGAAAGAGGGGGCCGTTCTCGCACAGCAGCTGCGAGAGACCGAACTAGAGCTTGCGGAGATCGAAGTGGCTTTGGACGAGTGGGATGGGTCTGACGCCCGACTCCAAAGTTTGCGTGAGCAGCTGGCTCAAGCACTGGAGCAGAAAGCCCACCACGGTCAACAGGTGACTGGGCTTATTGTGGCCAAAGACCAGAAAAACGTACTTGCCGAGGAGGCTTACAAGGCACTCAAAGCTCAGAAGCTGCAGCTCAAGGACTGCGAAGTCAGTGTGAATAAGGCAGAGGAAAAGGCCAAGTCTGCGGAGACGCACCGGCATATTGTGCTTCGAGAAAAGCTCGACAGTGAAGACGCGTATAAGCAACTGAAGGCAGAACAAAAGGAAGCGGAAGAAAGTATTGGGAGGGAAAAGGATAGGATCGCGGAGAGAGAGGCGGAGGCCATTCAGGTGTGCCCAGAACGCGTGCATTTGCTAGACGGCGAGACGGAGAAGTCCGTCAATACACAGTACTTTGCTCTGCGGGCTCGATACGACAAAATGACCAGCAGACGCCAGTTGAACGAGCAGGAAGTTATTGAGCAAGCCGAAAAGGTTCGGAAGAAGTACGACGAAGCAGTCAATGGCCTCAACTCGATGGTGGAGTCAAGCGAACGTCTCAAGCATTCGTTGAGCCTACGTTTGGACAAGTGGCGCAAGTTTCAGCGGTACATCTCCGCCCAGTCGCGTGTGAACTTCATATATCTCCTCAGCGAACGCGGGTACCGagggaggctgctgctggatcATAAGCGCAGGCTCCTGGACGTTCATGTGGAGCCCGACCACACCGAGAAACGTGCCAGTGGACGGAGTACCAAGACGTTATCCGGCGGAGAGAAATCCTTTTCTTCGATTTGTATGCTGTTGGCCATCTGGGAAGCCATGGGTTCGCCGCTGCGGTGCTTGGATGAGTTTGATGTGTTCATGGACAATGTGAACCGCGCTGTTAGCCAAAATATGCTG GTTGCCGCTGCTCGAAGGTCGGTCAACCGGCAATACATCTTCATCACACCCAACGCTATCGACCCAAAGATCATCGCTGAAAAAGATGTAAAACTTATTCGACTCGTTGATCCACGCCAACAGCGACTCACCAGCATGCAAACAATATCATGA
- the COQ9 gene encoding Ubiquinone biosynthesis protein coq9, mitochondrial (COG:S; EggNog:ENOG503P1VM) — protein MYVVGNILHQTMAYPAAVNCSGAARRILLLPTTTTRPATRSFPRRLSAVTSRPITTLPSTPRTKSKSTPKTQPPTTPPPQPLQTRRTYHSTTHPPPPSPFTQAETTLLTTALTSHIHTHGFTLPSLTLAARDLSLLDISPSFLGPSPVARLIHFHLYTTRTTLPSLASQHSDLLSGLSVSEKFELLTWLRLKQNEPIIQHWQQALAVMAQPSQVPVAVRELAMLADEIYYLAGDKSVDPSWYTKRAALSGIYAAAELFMTTDKSEGFQETRRFLRRRLQEAEELGGAVRSVGEWVGFTASAGVNLLRSKGVRI, from the exons ATGTACGTCGTTGGGAATATCTTG CACCAAACAATGGCCTACCCGGCAGCCGTCAACTGCTCCGGCGCAGCCCggcgcatcctcctcctccccaccaccaccacccggccGGCCACCCGATCCTTCCCCAGAAGACTCTCCGCCGTCACCTCCCgacccatcaccaccctcccctcgaCTCCCCGAACCAAATCCAAatcaacccccaaaacccaaccaccaacaacaccaccaccgcaacccctccaaacaagaagaacctaccactccaccacccacccccctccccccagcccctTCACCCAAGCCGAaacaaccctcctcaccaccgccttaACCTCCCACATCCACACCCACGggttcaccctcccctccctcaccctcgccgcccgcgacctctccctcctcgacatctccccctccttcctcggccCCTCCCCCGTCGCCCGCCTGATCCACTTCCACCTATACACCACccgcaccaccctcccctccctcgccagccaGCACAGCGACCTCCTCTCCGGCCTCTCCGTCTCGGAAAAATTCGAACTCCTCACTTGGCTGCGCCTAAAGCAAAACGAGCCCATCATACAGCACTGGCAGCAGGCCCTCGCGGTCATGGCCCAGCCCTCCCAGGTCCCCGTCGCCGTCAGGGAGCTCGCCATGCTGGCAGATGAGATCTACTATCTTGCCGGGGATAAAAGTGTTGATCCGAGCTGGTACACCAAGCGGGCGGCCCTCAGTGGTATCTATGCCGCGGCCGAGTTGTTCATGACGACGGACAAGAGCGAGGGGTTCCAGGAGACAAGACGGTTCCTCAGGAGGAGGCTTCAAgaggccgaggagctgggcgGGGCGGTTAGGAGTGTCGGGGAATGGGTTGGCTTCACGGCGAGCGCGGGGGTCAATCTGTTGAGGAGCAAGGGGGTTAGGATATAA